The Haladaptatus cibarius D43 genome window below encodes:
- a CDS encoding NAD(P)/FAD-dependent oxidoreductase, which produces MKIAVVGGGAVGITAAHDFAVRGEDVVLFEKGEIPNEDASTNRAAGVLYDAFAAPEDARIGDRAIERFREFSGTNGFEFVETPYVWLARTGDEKRAAALREQVPRMQEQGRDVSFIDADELAERYPTLNTEDVAVAAIARNTGRTNPGSYASAVAEEAKEAGAEIRTGDEVAVRINPPRIVSENGTETDEREFDAIVVAAGVHTKRLLADADIAVSLKPYRVQALTCEFDADADVPMVYDATEGYYLRPHPEGLLAGDGTEEVESDPDEWKREGDEEFVSAMEDRLSHRVGANTPEFAPTVKRAWAGLCNATPDYDPLLGELRPGLYVAAGWQGHGFMRAPALGEAIAKDVLGERSIPEFDPTRFTGDEEFEIVEGMAVE; this is translated from the coding sequence ATGAAAATCGCAGTCGTCGGCGGCGGTGCGGTCGGCATCACCGCGGCGCACGACTTCGCGGTTCGCGGCGAAGATGTGGTGCTGTTCGAAAAGGGCGAGATTCCGAACGAGGATGCAAGCACGAATCGCGCGGCAGGCGTGCTGTACGACGCATTTGCCGCGCCCGAGGACGCGAGAATCGGCGACCGGGCAATCGAACGATTTCGGGAGTTTTCCGGAACCAACGGCTTCGAGTTCGTGGAAACGCCCTACGTCTGGCTCGCCCGAACTGGCGACGAGAAACGAGCGGCGGCACTCCGCGAGCAGGTGCCCAGAATGCAAGAACAAGGGCGCGACGTGTCGTTCATCGACGCGGACGAACTCGCGGAACGCTATCCCACGCTGAATACCGAAGATGTTGCTGTCGCCGCAATCGCCCGGAATACGGGTCGAACCAACCCCGGAAGCTACGCCAGCGCCGTTGCCGAGGAGGCGAAAGAAGCGGGTGCTGAGATTCGAACCGGCGACGAAGTCGCGGTTCGAATCAATCCGCCGCGAATCGTCTCCGAGAACGGAACTGAAACGGACGAACGGGAGTTCGACGCAATCGTCGTCGCCGCTGGCGTTCACACCAAACGTCTCCTCGCGGACGCCGACATCGCGGTTTCGCTGAAACCCTATCGGGTGCAGGCGCTTACCTGCGAGTTCGATGCCGATGCGGACGTGCCGATGGTGTACGATGCAACCGAGGGCTACTACCTGCGGCCACATCCCGAGGGATTGCTCGCCGGAGATGGCACCGAGGAGGTCGAAAGCGACCCCGACGAGTGGAAACGCGAAGGAGACGAGGAGTTCGTTTCGGCGATGGAAGACCGCCTCTCGCATCGGGTTGGAGCGAACACTCCCGAGTTCGCTCCAACCGTCAAACGCGCGTGGGCCGGACTCTGCAATGCGACGCCCGATTACGACCCGCTTCTCGGTGAACTCCGGCCGGGACTCTACGTCGCTGCAGGCTGGCAAGGCCACGGTTTCATGCGTGCGCCAGCGCTCGGCGAGGCGATTGCGAAGGACGTACTTGGAGAGAGAAGCATCCCCGAATTCGACCCGACACGGTTCACCGGCGACGAGGAGTTCGAAATCGTGGAAGGGATGGCCGTCGAATAG
- a CDS encoding creatininase family protein: protein MSLLHEHTTTTARDDLADADVALLPTGSVEQHGPALPLGTDFMAAQAVAHTVSDREDVICLPTVPVGVSEHHRQFDGTLWTAPETFENYIADIVASIASHGVRKIVIVNGHGGNSGALQRVARRLRREEIAFAVPWNWWSGIGEILDDEFGVGITHADEIETSMLLTVAEDLVREAALEDAEAGAGETWGKDVHGANVGFDTTDFSESGVVGHPTEGSKEAGERLLSASSDELDALIDWLCERKMADLWPEEHR, encoded by the coding sequence ATGAGTTTGCTTCACGAACACACGACGACGACGGCGAGGGACGACCTCGCCGACGCTGATGTCGCGCTCCTCCCGACCGGGAGCGTCGAACAACACGGTCCTGCTCTCCCGCTGGGAACCGATTTCATGGCGGCACAAGCGGTCGCCCACACCGTCTCCGACCGCGAGGACGTTATCTGTCTGCCGACGGTTCCGGTCGGCGTGAGCGAACATCATCGCCAGTTCGACGGGACGCTCTGGACGGCCCCCGAGACGTTCGAGAACTACATCGCAGACATCGTCGCCAGCATCGCCAGCCACGGCGTACGGAAAATCGTTATCGTGAACGGTCACGGCGGCAACAGCGGCGCGCTCCAGCGCGTCGCGCGCCGCCTCCGACGCGAGGAAATCGCCTTCGCGGTGCCGTGGAACTGGTGGAGCGGAATCGGCGAGATACTGGACGACGAGTTCGGCGTCGGTATCACCCACGCCGACGAAATCGAGACGAGCATGCTCCTCACCGTCGCGGAAGACCTCGTGCGCGAGGCCGCACTCGAAGACGCAGAGGCAGGCGCGGGCGAAACGTGGGGTAAGGACGTTCACGGTGCGAACGTCGGCTTCGACACCACCGATTTCTCCGAGAGCGGCGTCGTCGGGCATCCGACTGAAGGCTCGAAGGAGGCAGGAGAGCGACTGCTTTCTGCGTCCAGCGATGAACTCGACGCGCTCATCGACTGGCTCTGCGAGCGAAAAATGGCCGACCTCTGGCCGGAGGAACACCGATGA
- a CDS encoding DUF7388 family protein — protein sequence MLTSSHAVTRTGLDAVALKPTECDVRRALELPFETITIDYEGREQLPDRETLAELAAKKDLRMTIPVRADGFDPLGDDSLFDHIPENAGQVLVAGHPAYLSEKEKTRAIAPRLGNALDSAPNAWVGTEGVKRIATATGATQFELLSRSTDRELRALRAAGFEGTIAVYAPTVLTGDENVILDAVGEYVARRKPVARALPEDGKTDARAVGRTREVLLKASRDFALVGTETEVGERIAELKDAGADLVVGYPARGVESFLG from the coding sequence ATGTTAACCAGTAGCCACGCCGTCACACGAACCGGCCTCGATGCAGTCGCACTGAAACCGACCGAATGCGACGTGCGGAGGGCGCTGGAACTGCCTTTCGAGACGATTACAATCGACTACGAAGGGCGCGAGCAACTCCCCGACAGAGAAACACTCGCTGAACTCGCCGCGAAAAAGGATCTCCGTATGACGATTCCGGTTCGAGCCGACGGCTTCGACCCCCTCGGCGACGATTCGCTTTTCGACCACATTCCCGAAAATGCAGGGCAGGTGCTCGTCGCGGGCCACCCCGCCTATCTCTCGGAGAAAGAGAAAACTCGCGCAATCGCGCCCCGACTCGGAAACGCACTCGATAGTGCACCGAATGCGTGGGTCGGGACGGAAGGCGTGAAGCGAATTGCAACCGCGACGGGGGCGACGCAGTTTGAACTCCTCTCGCGTTCGACCGACCGCGAACTCCGAGCGCTCCGGGCCGCCGGATTCGAGGGAACGATTGCGGTGTACGCTCCGACGGTTCTCACGGGCGACGAGAACGTCATCCTCGACGCTGTCGGGGAGTACGTCGCGCGCCGAAAGCCGGTCGCTCGGGCGCTTCCTGAGGATGGAAAGACGGACGCCCGTGCTGTTGGACGCACCCGTGAAGTGCTGTTGAAAGCGAGCCGCGACTTCGCGCTGGTCGGGACGGAGACGGAAGTCGGCGAGCGCATCGCCGAACTGAAAGACGCCGGGGCGGATTTGGTGGTCGGCTATCCGGCGCGAGGAGTTGAGTCGTTCCTCGGCTAA
- a CDS encoding NUDIX hydrolase: protein MDLGCVADYEPRLVTDEKRDAAVLVPIVERADGPHLLFTKRADHLGEHPGQMSFPGGGREPQDDDLWDTALREANEEIGLRREEAERVGRLDDIRTITNYAVTPFVARVADRTYEPDEREVAEIAILPISGLIDSANYENEHRDHPHYGDIVIHFFHVDGYTVWGATGRMVVQFLELVTDWRAPETIDRYVDTDPDLG from the coding sequence ATGGACTTGGGTTGCGTGGCCGACTACGAACCGCGGTTGGTCACGGACGAGAAGCGCGACGCCGCCGTCCTCGTTCCCATCGTCGAGCGGGCGGACGGCCCGCATCTCCTGTTTACCAAGCGGGCCGACCACCTCGGGGAACATCCCGGCCAAATGAGTTTCCCCGGCGGCGGGCGGGAACCGCAGGACGATGACCTCTGGGACACTGCCCTGCGCGAGGCCAACGAGGAAATCGGCCTTCGGCGCGAGGAGGCCGAACGCGTCGGTCGGTTGGACGACATTCGAACCATCACGAACTACGCCGTCACGCCGTTCGTCGCCAGAGTTGCCGACCGAACTTACGAACCCGACGAGCGCGAAGTCGCGGAAATCGCCATCCTTCCGATTTCCGGGCTGATTGATTCTGCGAACTACGAAAACGAACACCGCGACCACCCGCATTACGGCGACATCGTCATCCACTTTTTCCACGTCGATGGCTACACCGTCTGGGGTGCGACCGGGCGAATGGTGGTGCAGTTTTTGGAATTAGTTACCGATTGGCGCGCGCCCGAGACGATTGATAGGTACGTCGATACCGACCCGGATTTGGGGTAG
- a CDS encoding DUF7109 family protein yields MDETKDELAGVVDLFGALTRAELAEALAELAFKQGKEVDESAFESVIEDAVTDYYLVDATLEGGERTVNRAETVLVPGPVAFPALPENGEDLPHIMDVPERSVNHERIGERVKNRLLSEAETADEKRADYLLDVSYDLEAWAPVSADEVRGRLDESLDDLSGQSSDESPRESSPESPGDRAN; encoded by the coding sequence ATGGACGAGACGAAGGACGAACTCGCTGGGGTGGTCGATTTGTTCGGCGCGCTCACGCGCGCCGAACTGGCCGAAGCCCTCGCGGAATTGGCGTTCAAGCAGGGTAAAGAGGTAGACGAATCGGCGTTCGAATCGGTCATCGAGGACGCCGTGACGGACTACTATCTGGTGGACGCGACGCTCGAAGGAGGTGAAAGGACGGTGAACCGAGCCGAAACCGTGCTGGTTCCCGGCCCCGTCGCCTTCCCCGCGCTCCCCGAAAACGGCGAGGATTTGCCGCACATCATGGACGTACCGGAGCGTTCGGTCAACCACGAACGAATCGGCGAGCGGGTCAAAAACCGTCTTCTATCGGAGGCCGAAACCGCGGACGAAAAGCGCGCTGACTACTTGCTGGACGTGAGCTACGACCTCGAAGCGTGGGCACCCGTCTCGGCTGACGAGGTGCGCGGCCGATTGGACGAATCGCTCGATGATTTATCGGGCCAATCGTCCGACGAATCGCCTCGTGAATCGTCCCCTGAATCGCCCGGCGACCGGGCAAATTAA
- a CDS encoding glycosyltransferase family protein, with translation MEYVQEQVTTLHDLTGRVPDAPTDRTAVVVPMTDHEYRSATASRMLAELESVGPGHVVVPLRAPSERVGAVRDWLAEFDLSVTLLWCNSPRVTDLLATHGLDGTVGKGRDVWLALGVAASDSEFVVCHDADAKTYSSEIVPRLLVPLDSGFSFTKGYYARVEDGKLYGRLFRLFYAPLVRALREANDAPILSYLDSFRYALSGEFGVTAELASNLRIERDWGLEVGTLGEAFEQVGFDGTAQVDLGRYEHDHRGVSGAGGLSAMSDGVGRALFRVCEANGVSPDYDTLPARYRKTANRLVRQYAADAAFNGLRYDATAEREQVETYADAIRSPREINSFGEIGSPTDTSSPMDTDSMTESVGEPVDDPASNLLPAWSDAPIDPADVREAARPRLPERQH, from the coding sequence ATGGAGTACGTGCAGGAGCAGGTGACGACGCTCCACGACCTGACGGGCCGCGTTCCCGACGCACCCACAGACCGCACCGCCGTGGTCGTCCCGATGACCGACCACGAGTATCGGTCGGCAACTGCGAGTCGGATGCTTGCGGAACTCGAATCCGTCGGGCCGGGTCACGTCGTCGTTCCGCTCCGTGCACCATCCGAGCGCGTCGGCGCGGTTCGGGATTGGCTCGCGGAGTTCGACCTGTCCGTCACCTTGCTCTGGTGCAACAGTCCCCGAGTGACCGACCTGTTGGCGACTCACGGTTTGGACGGCACAGTCGGCAAAGGCCGGGACGTGTGGCTCGCACTCGGAGTCGCGGCGAGCGACTCCGAGTTCGTCGTCTGTCACGACGCCGACGCAAAAACCTACAGTTCGGAAATCGTCCCGCGACTGCTCGTTCCGCTCGATTCTGGCTTTTCGTTCACCAAAGGCTACTACGCCCGCGTCGAGGACGGAAAACTGTACGGACGACTGTTTCGGCTGTTTTACGCGCCGCTCGTCCGGGCACTGCGCGAAGCCAACGACGCACCGATTCTCTCCTATCTCGATTCGTTTCGATACGCGCTTTCGGGCGAGTTCGGCGTGACCGCCGAACTCGCGTCGAACCTCCGTATCGAGCGCGACTGGGGGTTGGAGGTCGGCACCCTCGGTGAAGCGTTCGAGCAGGTCGGCTTCGACGGCACCGCACAGGTAGACCTCGGGCGGTACGAACACGACCACCGCGGCGTTTCCGGGGCTGGCGGCCTCTCCGCGATGAGCGACGGCGTCGGACGCGCCCTGTTCCGCGTCTGCGAAGCCAACGGCGTTTCACCCGACTACGATACGCTCCCGGCGCGCTATCGAAAAACCGCAAATCGGCTCGTCCGGCAGTACGCCGCTGACGCCGCGTTCAACGGCTTGCGATACGACGCAACCGCAGAGCGTGAGCAGGTCGAAACGTATGCCGATGCGATTCGGTCGCCGAGGGAAATCAATTCGTTTGGAGAAATCGGTTCGCCTACGGATACTAGTTCGCCTATGGATACCGATTCGATGACCGAATCGGTCGGCGAACCGGTTGATGACCCGGCCAGCAACCTGCTCCCGGCGTGGTCGGACGCGCCCATCGACCCCGCCGACGTTCGGGAGGCGGCGCGGCCGCGCCTGCCCGAACGCCAACACTAA
- a CDS encoding MFS transporter, with protein MVFLVNFARVVFAPLLEPLKDAFTVGDATVGIIATLVWLGSALPRIPTGYLLTRIPRHYVILGTGILLTGSAGFTAISDSIPMLGAGAFLMGVSSGAYFIAANPLVSELYPERVGRAIGIHGTASQLAAVAAPLFVGAMLAPIGWRGVVGFVGVMAAVTTAVFFVIARRTELPDAGSADRDLWAAFRRQWPIILSGVAIIGATGFVWNGLFNFYPTYLQAKGLEPSTARTMLTVVFAAGVPAFWFTGRLADRLPHVPLMLSILGAFAACLLAMTAVQSLAAIILVTIALGYVIHCLFPALDTYMLDSLPDENRASAYALYSGIMMVVQASGSSVVGALRDAGFAFNDVFRAFSVALFVILAVLLVLHRSNRLPTGAVTS; from the coding sequence ATGGTTTTTTTAGTCAATTTTGCACGAGTGGTGTTTGCCCCGCTTCTCGAACCGCTCAAAGATGCGTTCACCGTCGGTGATGCGACTGTCGGAATCATCGCCACACTCGTCTGGCTCGGAAGCGCCCTCCCACGAATCCCGACGGGGTACTTGCTCACGCGCATTCCCCGACATTACGTCATCCTCGGCACCGGAATCCTGCTAACTGGGTCAGCAGGATTCACCGCAATTTCCGATTCGATTCCCATGCTCGGCGCGGGTGCGTTTCTGATGGGCGTCTCCAGCGGCGCGTACTTCATCGCCGCAAATCCGTTGGTGAGCGAACTGTATCCCGAACGCGTCGGGCGAGCAATCGGCATCCACGGCACGGCGAGTCAACTTGCGGCGGTTGCCGCCCCGCTGTTCGTCGGGGCTATGTTGGCTCCAATTGGGTGGCGCGGCGTCGTTGGCTTCGTCGGGGTCATGGCGGCAGTCACGACGGCTGTCTTCTTCGTCATCGCGCGCCGAACCGAACTGCCCGATGCGGGGTCGGCCGACCGCGACCTCTGGGCGGCGTTCCGCCGACAGTGGCCCATCATCCTCAGCGGGGTCGCCATCATCGGCGCGACGGGGTTCGTCTGGAACGGCCTGTTCAACTTCTATCCGACGTATCTGCAAGCCAAAGGGCTGGAACCGAGCACGGCCAGAACGATGCTCACCGTCGTCTTCGCGGCGGGCGTTCCCGCGTTTTGGTTCACCGGACGACTGGCAGACCGACTGCCCCACGTTCCGCTCATGCTTAGCATTCTGGGCGCGTTCGCGGCCTGCCTGCTGGCGATGACCGCGGTACAGAGTCTCGCCGCAATCATCCTCGTCACCATCGCGCTCGGCTACGTCATTCACTGCCTCTTTCCGGCGCTCGACACCTACATGCTGGACTCGCTCCCGGACGAAAATCGTGCCAGTGCGTACGCACTCTACAGCGGAATCATGATGGTCGTACAGGCGTCCGGAAGTTCGGTCGTCGGAGCACTTCGGGATGCAGGGTTCGCGTTCAACGACGTGTTTCGGGCGTTTTCGGTCGCTCTGTTCGTCATCCTCGCCGTCCTCCTCGTTCTGCACCGGTCGAATCGATTGCCGACCGGGGCGGTGACGAGCTAA
- a CDS encoding polysaccharide deacetylase family protein — MDNKPVKTPRRRFLSLAGATALLAGCTSETPRSVTETTTEETSTGGTTSETTINPKPTLRTKYNSRKRYGSPGTSFDTFENPDLWEAQSGEKTPDTEIKRTGSQSLRLTSGDNRHVILQRRLDEPMDFTNRDISAMIRTTTPSKIGFYIYLYDTAGNHAVLELRDLTYREPDIGWFRTCPGVFKTSETEPDLTNIDRMKLQVTNATSDDVEAWVDDLRLHLKPEKGYIILSWDDGARSYYAHGAQVHDEYGFPAVLTHPPRPAAVEEDYFMSLDELHERQSKGDEIAAHGSVDEPFGEISASKLDGILRRNKRWLLDNEFGGANFIVYPGNNFDKTALNVISKYHYMGGMNQSGNVNTTGVYGFDPLVLPRTVAHDLEISKRVVDNVAKYRNCGILNFHHFERENTMSAADYKKLLAHIDSTSGVEVVTFSDLWRMRTDTTA, encoded by the coding sequence ATGGACAACAAGCCTGTAAAAACTCCTCGCCGACGGTTTCTCTCTTTAGCTGGTGCTACTGCCCTTCTCGCCGGATGCACCAGCGAAACCCCTCGTTCGGTGACCGAAACAACCACAGAGGAGACATCAACAGGCGGAACAACGTCGGAGACAACCATCAATCCGAAACCGACACTCCGAACGAAATACAATAGCAGGAAACGGTACGGTTCCCCCGGAACGAGTTTCGATACGTTCGAAAACCCCGACCTGTGGGAAGCACAGAGCGGGGAAAAGACGCCCGATACGGAGATAAAACGAACCGGGTCACAGAGTCTCAGATTGACCTCCGGTGACAACCGTCACGTCATTCTCCAACGGCGATTGGATGAACCGATGGATTTTACCAACCGTGACATCTCGGCGATGATTCGGACGACGACGCCGTCAAAAATCGGATTTTACATCTATTTGTACGATACTGCTGGTAATCATGCTGTACTCGAACTTCGCGACTTGACGTATCGGGAACCGGATATCGGGTGGTTCCGAACCTGTCCCGGCGTCTTCAAAACGAGCGAAACCGAACCGGATTTGACCAATATCGACCGGATGAAACTGCAGGTCACCAATGCGACGAGCGACGACGTTGAGGCATGGGTAGACGATCTCCGCCTCCACCTAAAACCCGAGAAGGGATATATCATCCTGAGTTGGGATGACGGTGCTCGGAGTTACTACGCGCACGGTGCGCAGGTTCACGACGAGTACGGTTTTCCCGCCGTTCTGACTCACCCACCACGCCCAGCAGCCGTGGAAGAAGACTATTTCATGTCCCTCGACGAACTACATGAGCGCCAATCGAAAGGTGACGAAATCGCCGCACACGGGAGCGTTGACGAACCGTTCGGCGAAATTTCGGCGTCGAAACTGGATGGCATCCTTCGACGGAATAAACGATGGCTCCTCGACAACGAGTTCGGCGGTGCGAATTTCATCGTTTATCCCGGCAACAATTTCGACAAAACTGCACTCAACGTGATTTCGAAGTACCACTACATGGGTGGGATGAATCAATCCGGAAACGTCAACACGACCGGTGTCTACGGCTTCGACCCACTCGTTCTCCCTCGAACTGTCGCTCACGATTTGGAAATCTCGAAACGCGTCGTCGATAACGTCGCCAAGTATCGAAACTGTGGAATCTTGAACTTCCATCACTTCGAAAGGGAGAACACGATGTCCGCCGCTGACTACAAAAAACTCCTCGCGCATATCGATAGCACGTCAGGTGTGGAGGTCGTCACCTTCTCCGACCTCTGGCGAATGCGAACAGACACCACTGCCTAA
- a CDS encoding HVO_0758 family zinc finger protein: protein MQSVRSGLRKGKVEKDTYGRLSCSVCRESLTTQNDPDEIFSVRSCPECEKSWKVI, encoded by the coding sequence ATGCAATCAGTCCGAAGTGGTCTACGAAAAGGGAAAGTTGAGAAGGACACATACGGGCGGTTGTCGTGCTCTGTATGCCGAGAATCACTCACAACGCAAAACGACCCTGACGAGATTTTCTCGGTTCGGTCGTGTCCAGAATGTGAAAAATCGTGGAAGGTAATCTAA
- a CDS encoding aldo/keto reductase: MATESGTHAYRNEHGDEFGRTYFRQLGDFAVSSVGVGTYLGDPTDEVDEAYHDAITTALAGGSNVIDTAINYRCQRSERVVGQALVDSDVDRESVFVATKGGFVPFDGERPDNPGEFVKAEYVDSGLIDRDDLVRGSHCIAPDYIDDQLNRSLDNLGVDTIDCYYVHNPETQLLEKSEEELYDQLEATFTRLEERADAGDIRHYGIATWTGLRVPRGHDDYLSLPEIVSRARNAAKTAENTTTHFRVVQLPFNVVMADAFTVESQDGPEGDQSALWFAHEAGLNVMTSASIAQGDLAEELPEDVAERLDGDTTAQRAINFARSAPGVTCSLVGASDVTHVEENLDAGRFDPMGANAFDAVFE, encoded by the coding sequence ATGGCCACTGAATCGGGAACCCACGCCTACCGGAACGAACACGGCGATGAGTTCGGACGAACGTACTTCCGCCAACTCGGCGATTTCGCGGTGTCGAGCGTCGGGGTGGGAACCTACCTCGGCGACCCGACCGACGAGGTAGACGAGGCGTACCACGACGCGATTACGACGGCGCTGGCTGGCGGTAGCAACGTCATCGACACTGCTATCAACTACCGCTGTCAGCGAAGCGAGCGCGTGGTGGGACAGGCCCTCGTCGACAGCGACGTTGACCGCGAATCGGTGTTCGTGGCGACGAAAGGTGGGTTCGTCCCCTTCGACGGCGAACGACCGGACAATCCGGGGGAGTTCGTCAAAGCGGAGTACGTCGATTCCGGACTCATCGACCGCGACGACCTCGTTCGCGGGAGTCACTGTATTGCTCCCGACTACATCGACGACCAACTGAATCGGTCGCTGGACAATTTGGGGGTGGACACCATCGACTGTTACTACGTCCACAATCCGGAGACGCAACTGCTCGAAAAATCCGAGGAGGAACTGTACGACCAACTCGAAGCCACGTTCACTCGACTCGAAGAGCGTGCAGACGCGGGCGATATTCGCCACTACGGCATCGCAACGTGGACTGGGTTGCGAGTTCCGCGGGGACACGACGACTATCTCTCGCTTCCGGAAATCGTCTCGCGGGCGAGGAACGCGGCGAAAACAGCGGAAAACACGACGACGCATTTCCGGGTCGTCCAACTTCCGTTCAACGTCGTCATGGCCGACGCGTTCACCGTCGAATCCCAAGACGGCCCGGAGGGCGACCAGAGCGCGCTCTGGTTCGCCCACGAAGCGGGATTGAACGTGATGACCAGCGCGAGCATCGCACAAGGTGACCTCGCTGAAGAACTTCCGGAGGACGTGGCGGAACGACTGGACGGCGACACGACCGCTCAACGGGCCATCAACTTCGCTCGAAGTGCCCCCGGTGTGACCTGTTCGCTCGTCGGTGCGAGCGACGTGACGCACGTCGAGGAGAATCTGGATGCCGGTCGCTTCGACCCGATGGGCGCGAACGCGTTCGACGCCGTCTTCGAATGA
- the sppA gene encoding signal peptide peptidase SppA — protein sequence MADNSKGRRRLVVLVGIVLTVAVAWWLFYAVPNSLVDLFGVLLVIVSAVLGARFVGRLAAHRFPDYDVAEVAVSGPISRDGRGRTPSAGGTPADAIVEQIEKADEDSNAQALLLRLNTPGGEVVPSEDIRLAAERFDGPTIAYATDVCASGGYWIASGCDELFARNASLVGSIGVIGSRVNAADLADRFGLSYERFAAGKYKDAGIPLKEIGEDEREYLQGLIDGLYDDFVQRVTAGRDLDPETVRETEARVYLGDEAHDLGLVDELGTREDVEERIAERLDVPEVSVQEFEPRQPLRERLNVGAQGVAYSFGAGVASAFGGDDGKRVEGFEFRVR from the coding sequence ATGGCAGATAACTCGAAGGGACGACGCCGTCTCGTCGTTCTCGTTGGGATAGTGCTCACAGTCGCGGTCGCGTGGTGGCTGTTTTACGCGGTACCGAACTCGCTCGTTGACCTGTTCGGCGTCCTGCTCGTAATCGTTTCCGCCGTCCTCGGCGCGCGGTTCGTGGGACGACTCGCGGCGCACCGATTTCCGGACTACGACGTGGCGGAAGTCGCCGTCTCCGGCCCAATCAGTCGGGACGGGCGCGGAAGGACTCCCTCGGCGGGCGGCACGCCCGCGGACGCAATCGTGGAGCAAATCGAGAAGGCAGACGAAGATTCGAACGCACAGGCACTCTTGCTCCGGTTGAACACACCGGGCGGCGAAGTCGTCCCGAGCGAGGACATTCGTCTCGCGGCGGAACGGTTCGACGGGCCGACCATCGCCTACGCGACCGACGTGTGCGCGAGCGGCGGCTACTGGATTGCCAGCGGATGCGACGAACTGTTCGCCCGAAATGCCAGTCTCGTCGGAAGTATCGGCGTCATCGGGTCGCGGGTGAACGCCGCGGATTTGGCGGACAGGTTCGGCCTCTCCTACGAGCGATTCGCGGCGGGTAAATACAAGGACGCGGGCATCCCCTTGAAAGAAATCGGCGAAGACGAACGCGAATACCTCCAAGGGCTCATCGACGGCCTGTACGACGATTTCGTCCAGCGTGTAACTGCAGGGCGGGATTTAGACCCCGAAACCGTGCGCGAGACGGAAGCCCGGGTCTATCTCGGCGACGAAGCCCACGACCTCGGCCTCGTGGACGAACTCGGCACGCGCGAGGACGTAGAGGAGCGAATCGCGGAACGACTGGACGTTCCCGAAGTTTCGGTACAGGAGTTCGAACCGCGCCAACCACTGCGCGAGCGACTGAACGTCGGCGCACAGGGTGTTGCCTACTCGTTCGGCGCTGGCGTGGCGAGCGCGTTCGGCGGCGACGACGGCAAGCGAGTGGAGGGCTTCGAATTTCGCGTTCGATAG
- a CDS encoding coiled-coil protein, with amino-acid sequence MVSVTEEDLQNKSKGELIKLAGQLRDRRNELNQKASKRASKRDDLNAKTREKVDEAQEHREKRDELNEQVQEHKKLRNELNAEANELFEQVEDRKSDLELDEGKDLEQLKKEIEELEFKQQTEVLSTEDERELIEKIEAKRDEYQSRKGKLEQSDDLEELVEEAEEVRAEASTHHEKVTELADSAQQHHNKMIEAYREADDIRDDADEMHESFVEAQEAADQHHEDFVRVQKRLRELDKKEEKERKSEKAKEREEAKAEAEEIYQQFKEGETLDTEDLMKLQKTGLL; translated from the coding sequence ATGGTAAGCGTAACAGAAGAGGATCTTCAGAACAAGTCGAAAGGTGAACTCATTAAACTCGCAGGACAGCTCCGTGACCGGCGGAACGAGCTGAATCAGAAGGCGAGCAAACGTGCGTCCAAGCGTGACGATCTCAACGCAAAGACGCGAGAAAAGGTGGACGAAGCGCAGGAACACCGCGAAAAGCGTGATGAACTGAACGAGCAGGTTCAGGAACACAAGAAACTGCGCAACGAACTCAACGCGGAAGCAAACGAACTGTTCGAGCAGGTCGAAGACCGCAAGTCCGACCTCGAACTCGACGAGGGAAAAGACCTCGAACAGCTCAAAAAAGAAATCGAAGAGCTTGAGTTCAAACAGCAGACCGAAGTGCTGTCCACCGAGGACGAGCGCGAACTCATCGAGAAAATCGAGGCCAAACGCGACGAATACCAGAGCCGCAAGGGAAAGCTCGAACAGAGTGACGACCTTGAGGAACTGGTCGAAGAGGCAGAAGAGGTTCGCGCAGAAGCGAGCACCCACCACGAGAAGGTGACGGAACTCGCAGACAGCGCCCAGCAGCACCACAACAAGATGATCGAGGCCTACCGAGAGGCCGACGACATCCGCGACGACGCCGACGAGATGCACGAAAGCTTCGTGGAGGCCCAAGAGGCCGCCGACCAGCACCACGAGGATTTCGTCCGCGTCCAGAAGCGTCTGCGCGAACTCGACAAGAAAGAAGAAAAGGAGCGCAAGTCCGAGAAGGCCAAGGAGCGAGAAGAAGCCAAGGCCGAGGCCGAGGAAATCTACCAGCAGTTCAAGGAAGGCGAAACCCTCGACACCGAGGACTTGATGAAGCTCCAGAAGACCGGTCTGCTCTAA